From a region of the Impatiens glandulifera chromosome 4, dImpGla2.1, whole genome shotgun sequence genome:
- the LOC124935860 gene encoding E3 ubiquitin-protein ligase XBAT33-like isoform X1, giving the protein MGNSFGCSASGERLVSAARDGDLVEAKMLLDCNPYLAKYSTFGGLNSPLHFAAAKGHDEIVALLLENGADVNSRNYCGQTALMQACTYGHWEVVQTLLLFKCNVTRADYLSGRTALHFSAMNGHVRCMRLVVADFIPSIPFDSINASDEVRDDTIVISNRSTLSKFINKTADGGITALHMAALNGYFDCVQLLLDIHANVSAVTFPYGTSVDLIGTGSTPLHYAARGGNLKCCQILLANGASRLTLNNNGWLPLDVAKMWGRHWLEPLLDPNAATTAVPVFRPSSYLSLPLMSVLNIARDYGLHSSTKCSDDADICAVCLERLCTVAAEGCGHKLCVRCALCLCSTSVMPSESRGPAGSIPCPLCRHSIVSFVKLPTPPPKELNKVPMSLSLCTPSCIPYSSESDVSTRVPPTNIQKNRVASVSQDLFCPVTCSPFPSVSMPMCPSCERHDDETQDGLEESMTMDQKKIEGVWLEKVSCSSMFWSRRSCSREHQCNAEISA; this is encoded by the exons ATGGGGAATTCGTTTGGATGCTCAGCGTCAGGAGAGAGGTTGGTATCAGCGGCCAGAGATGGTGATCTTGTTGAAGCAAAGATGCTGCTTGATTGCAACCCTTATCTCGCCAAATACTCCACCTTTGGTGGCCTTAACTCTCCTCTACACTTTGCCGCTGCTAAAGGGCACGATGAG ATTGTTGCTTTATTGCTCGAGAATGGAGCGGATGTGAATTCTAGAAATTACTGTGGTCAG ACGGCATTAATGCAAGCATGCACATATGGACACTGGGAAGTTGTTCAAACTCTCCTCCTTTTCAAATGCAAT GTTACAAGAGCTGATTACCTTAGTGGAAGGACAGCTCTTCATTTTTCTGCGATGAATGGACACGTTAGATGTATGAGGCTTGTTGTGGCAGATTTCATTCCAAGTATTCCCTTTGATTCCATAAATGCAAGTGATGAAGTGCGTGATGATACCATTGTGATAAGCAACCGCAG CACGCTgtcaaaatttataaacaaaactGCTGACGGTGGCATCACTGCTCTCCATATGGCTGCATTAAACGGTTATTTTGACTGTGTTCAGCTCCTTCTTGATATTCATGCAAATGTCTCGGCGGTGACATTTCCATATGGAACATCTGTGGACTTGATAG GCACTGGAAGTACCCCTCTGCACTATGCTGCACGTGGAGGAAATTTGAAATGTTGTCAG ATCCTCCTAGCTAATGGTGCCAGTAGATTGACATTAAACAACAACGG GTGGCTGCCACTAGATGTAGCCAAGATGTGGGGCCGACATTGGCTTGAGCCATTGCTAGACCCAAACGCTGCTACCACAGCAGTACCAGTGTTTCGTCCTTCCAGTTATTTGTCCTTGCCTCTTATGAGTGTACTCAACATTGCAAG AGATTACGGTTTACATTCTTCCACCAAATGCTCTGATGATGCTGATATATGTGCTGTTTGCTTAGAGAGGCTATGCACTGTTGCTGCAGAAG GTTGTGGGCATAAACTTTGCGTTAGATGTGCTCTCTGCCTCTGTTCAACCAGCGTCATGCCCTCTGAATCGCGAGGCCCAGCTGGCTCCATTCCATGTCCTCTTTGTCGTCACAGTATTGTATCTTTCGTGAAGTTGCCCACTCCTCCGCCAAAGGAACTAAACAAGGTTCCGATGTCTCTCAGCCTCTGTACCCCATCATGCATACCTTACTCATCTGAATCTGATGTTTCAACAAGGGTCCCACCaaccaatattcaaaaaaatcGCGTGGCTTCGGTTTCTCAGGATCTGTTCTGCCCGGTTACATGCAGTCCATTTCCTTCTGTTTCCATGCCAATGTGTCCCTCTTGTGAACGACATGATGATGAAACACAAGACGGGTTGGAAGAATCCATGACAATGGATCAGAAAAAGATTGAAGGTGTGTGGCTAGAGAAAGTGAGCTGTTCAAGCATGTTTTGGAGCAGAAGAAGTTGTAGCAGAGAACATCAGTGCAACGCAGAAATAAGTGCATGA
- the LOC124935860 gene encoding E3 ubiquitin-protein ligase XBAT33-like isoform X2 encodes MQACTYGHWEVVQTLLLFKCNVTRADYLSGRTALHFSAMNGHVRCMRLVVADFIPSIPFDSINASDEVRDDTIVISNRSTLSKFINKTADGGITALHMAALNGYFDCVQLLLDIHANVSAVTFPYGTSVDLIGTGSTPLHYAARGGNLKCCQILLANGASRLTLNNNGWLPLDVAKMWGRHWLEPLLDPNAATTAVPVFRPSSYLSLPLMSVLNIARDYGLHSSTKCSDDADICAVCLERLCTVAAEGCGHKLCVRCALCLCSTSVMPSESRGPAGSIPCPLCRHSIVSFVKLPTPPPKELNKVPMSLSLCTPSCIPYSSESDVSTRVPPTNIQKNRVASVSQDLFCPVTCSPFPSVSMPMCPSCERHDDETQDGLEESMTMDQKKIEGVWLEKVSCSSMFWSRRSCSREHQCNAEISA; translated from the exons ATGCAAGCATGCACATATGGACACTGGGAAGTTGTTCAAACTCTCCTCCTTTTCAAATGCAAT GTTACAAGAGCTGATTACCTTAGTGGAAGGACAGCTCTTCATTTTTCTGCGATGAATGGACACGTTAGATGTATGAGGCTTGTTGTGGCAGATTTCATTCCAAGTATTCCCTTTGATTCCATAAATGCAAGTGATGAAGTGCGTGATGATACCATTGTGATAAGCAACCGCAG CACGCTgtcaaaatttataaacaaaactGCTGACGGTGGCATCACTGCTCTCCATATGGCTGCATTAAACGGTTATTTTGACTGTGTTCAGCTCCTTCTTGATATTCATGCAAATGTCTCGGCGGTGACATTTCCATATGGAACATCTGTGGACTTGATAG GCACTGGAAGTACCCCTCTGCACTATGCTGCACGTGGAGGAAATTTGAAATGTTGTCAG ATCCTCCTAGCTAATGGTGCCAGTAGATTGACATTAAACAACAACGG GTGGCTGCCACTAGATGTAGCCAAGATGTGGGGCCGACATTGGCTTGAGCCATTGCTAGACCCAAACGCTGCTACCACAGCAGTACCAGTGTTTCGTCCTTCCAGTTATTTGTCCTTGCCTCTTATGAGTGTACTCAACATTGCAAG AGATTACGGTTTACATTCTTCCACCAAATGCTCTGATGATGCTGATATATGTGCTGTTTGCTTAGAGAGGCTATGCACTGTTGCTGCAGAAG GTTGTGGGCATAAACTTTGCGTTAGATGTGCTCTCTGCCTCTGTTCAACCAGCGTCATGCCCTCTGAATCGCGAGGCCCAGCTGGCTCCATTCCATGTCCTCTTTGTCGTCACAGTATTGTATCTTTCGTGAAGTTGCCCACTCCTCCGCCAAAGGAACTAAACAAGGTTCCGATGTCTCTCAGCCTCTGTACCCCATCATGCATACCTTACTCATCTGAATCTGATGTTTCAACAAGGGTCCCACCaaccaatattcaaaaaaatcGCGTGGCTTCGGTTTCTCAGGATCTGTTCTGCCCGGTTACATGCAGTCCATTTCCTTCTGTTTCCATGCCAATGTGTCCCTCTTGTGAACGACATGATGATGAAACACAAGACGGGTTGGAAGAATCCATGACAATGGATCAGAAAAAGATTGAAGGTGTGTGGCTAGAGAAAGTGAGCTGTTCAAGCATGTTTTGGAGCAGAAGAAGTTGTAGCAGAGAACATCAGTGCAACGCAGAAATAAGTGCATGA